One Helicobacter suis HS1 genomic window, GCATCACCCCCACGATGTAAGCCCCCCAACTAGAAAGCGGCACAAGCAAACACACAGGCGCTGAGGTTGAATCAATAATATAAGCTAAGCGTTCACGGCTTGATTTGTGCGCATCATTTAGGGTTTTACTAATTTGGCCTACAATTAAGGCGTTAAAATAATCATCAATAAAAATCACAATCCCGGCTATAAGTGCAATGCCTTCTGATTGGCGCGCGCTTTGCACATGGTTTTTAGCCCAACGCACAAAAGAATTAATCGCCCCGCTGCTAGCAATGATCTGGCTTAAAATCCCTAGTAGAATTAAAAAGCCAAAGACATATAGGCTATTTAAATTAGGGATTAGGCCTTGTGATTTTTTATGATAAAACACGGCGCTAATCTTTGTGTAAAGATAGATCACAAGGCTAGAGAGATGCCCATCTGTGAGCAATAAAGCGCCTAAAACCATGCCGCTAAAAAGCGCAAGAGCAACTCTACGCGTAAAAATCACCATAGCAATTACAAAAAGAGGCACAAGTAGACTTAAGGGAGAATGTCCCAAGAAATTCCTTAAGAGAATGTGGCCGGGAGAGAGGGATTTGAACCCCCGGAGGTGTTACCCTCAACGGTTTTCAAGACCGCCGCTTTCAACCGCTCAGCCATCTCCCGCTAAGTTTAAAAAGTTAAATTTTGGAGGCGACGCCCGGATTTGAACCGGGGAATCAAGGTTTTGCAGACCCATGCCTTACCACTTGGCTACGTCGCCATGGTGCCCAAAGCCGGACTTGAACCGGCACGGTATTGCTACCGAGGGATTTTAAGTCCCTTGTGTCTACCTATTCCACCACCTGGGCAAACAAACGCGGGCGCTATCCGCCCGGCGTTTTGGAAGCTAGCGATCAGTCGCCTTTGACAATGGTTACATAGTGGCCGTAAAGTCCTAGTATATTTGTTACCTTACGATCCACAGACTTAATGGTTTTAATACCTCCTGCTTGAGCAGCTTTTTCTACCGAACAATCGCCAAAGGCGGCAATGCCAAGAATGCTATGACAAATTGCCTCATCCCTCTTAGAACCACTTTCATTATTTCCCGAAACCGGAAGCGTTACACCCGTAAATAAAATTCCTACAGGGAAAGGTGATGCACAACCACTAACTAAAACGCCCACACACACACACACTTATAAGCTTAGAAACGCGCAACACTAAAAGCCCTTCAAGATGAATTTTGGAGCGGGAAACGGGGATCGAACCCGCGGCCCCGACCTTGGCAAGGTCGTGCTCTACCACTGAGCTATTCCCGCACAATAAAAACGCACATTTTAGCAACATTTACTTAACA contains:
- a CDS encoding TRL-like family protein — protein: MCVGVLVSGCASPFPVGILFTGVTLPVSGNNESGSKRDEAICHSILGIAAFGDCSVEKAAQAGGIKTIKSVDRKVTNILGLYGHYVTIVKGD